In Streptomyces chartreusis, the following proteins share a genomic window:
- a CDS encoding phosphatase PAP2 family protein: MAGLAESGSNPDVELLYDINGLAKDAPHWFDRVMGYVGEYGLLFALILAVVWCWWSVRRRGGEDAASSVAALVWAPLAAAVAVLVNVPIRGFVERPRPFKQHQGLEVLVSGKTDYSFVSDHATIAMALGVGLFVANRKFGLVGIGLALLEGFCRVYMGVHYPTDVVGGFALGTAVALLLSPLAMALLTPLMSAIERSPRGGWLIRSRGGSRDGGGEALIPGARKESAGAEERDLAA; the protein is encoded by the coding sequence ATGGCTGGACTCGCAGAATCCGGGTCGAACCCCGACGTCGAGCTGCTTTACGACATCAATGGCCTGGCCAAGGACGCGCCGCACTGGTTCGACCGGGTCATGGGCTACGTCGGTGAGTACGGGCTGCTGTTCGCGCTGATCCTGGCCGTGGTGTGGTGCTGGTGGTCCGTGCGGCGGCGCGGCGGCGAGGACGCGGCCTCGTCCGTGGCCGCGCTCGTCTGGGCGCCGCTGGCCGCCGCGGTCGCCGTGCTCGTGAACGTGCCCATACGGGGTTTCGTCGAGCGGCCCCGGCCCTTCAAGCAGCACCAGGGGCTCGAGGTCCTGGTCAGCGGCAAGACCGACTACTCCTTCGTGAGCGATCACGCGACGATCGCGATGGCGCTCGGCGTCGGGCTGTTCGTCGCGAACCGGAAGTTCGGGCTCGTCGGCATCGGGCTTGCTCTGCTGGAAGGGTTCTGCAGGGTCTACATGGGCGTGCACTACCCGACGGACGTCGTCGGCGGATTCGCGCTCGGCACCGCCGTCGCCCTGCTGCTGTCGCCGCTGGCCATGGCCCTGCTGACGCCGCTCATGTCCGCCATCGAGCGGTCGCCGCGGGGTGGTTGGCTGATCAGGTCGCGCGGGGGGTCCCGGGACGGCGGGGGCGAGGCGCTGATTCCGGGGGCCCGGAAGGAGAGCGCGGGGGCCGAGGAGCGGGATCTGGCGGCTTGA